The Elusimicrobiota bacterium genome has a window encoding:
- a CDS encoding DUF6044 family protein, whose amino-acid sequence MSDRLPYSSHLDALAERPWAVFALISLWLGLEHVILGPYSYVNIGEMGDCVLPAASLLTSGLLGPGVHYWLPTVACGIDRLANSLMYPQALVLLSFLLPGWAAYQIFLLTHYFFAGYFTYRISTDDLQTSRQAAVFAGAAAALTTPFTGSIGSSMLPFVLWSLDRLLDADWKRGLTGAALLGVFYSVFASAVVSMPFCFPWILAWFLLVRRRFNARFLTLFAVFVACFIPLHVQELWAMWLQARDSHRLQWAAELTCTAAGFFDGIANGLRLAWKAGSVQIVVAATGLAAAGFRPGRFGRVWTLLLLTAAAAGLGEWAKGCLMSGSSVLKGVHLHRFYLILPFSTALCGAAGLDLFGRRRWVFPLAMTALLGLSLSVKSSVLWEYYFQGGYTANYRSPVLRDLAAQRSDAEPFRVATFTHGLLPAYALAYGLETVDGYINMYPASYHRFWSKVIEPVIEREPYLNEYFGKWGNQIYLFLHSVDDWPGGIRFADHYRLPLLSLVNTRYIIARHPLSDPNLRLLTPQPPWESLSRKEHALLRLKEIFRGKSYLLIYENTSALPRAFLVGGVRGFPDSATLWDSMGKSSLKDLRAAVYVEAGRWEGTPWPEKPVRGRITQSLYRPDRILMTLALAGPALLVVSNNFNPYWKCTVDGKERPLFPAYGAFWGVRLGKDDRQVEFSYSPPYRLF is encoded by the coding sequence ATGAGCGACCGTCTTCCGTACTCCTCGCATCTGGACGCGCTGGCCGAGCGGCCGTGGGCCGTCTTCGCCCTCATCTCCCTCTGGCTCGGGTTGGAGCACGTGATCCTCGGGCCGTACTCCTACGTCAACATCGGAGAGATGGGAGACTGCGTGCTCCCCGCCGCCTCCCTGCTGACCTCCGGCCTCCTGGGCCCGGGAGTCCACTACTGGCTGCCCACGGTCGCATGCGGGATCGACCGCCTGGCGAACAGTCTCATGTATCCGCAGGCTCTGGTCCTCCTATCCTTCCTCCTCCCCGGCTGGGCCGCCTATCAGATCTTCCTGCTGACGCATTACTTCTTCGCCGGCTATTTCACGTATCGGATCTCCACGGACGACCTCCAGACTTCCCGTCAGGCGGCCGTCTTCGCCGGCGCCGCCGCAGCCCTGACGACGCCGTTCACCGGGAGCATCGGAAGCTCCATGCTCCCCTTCGTCCTGTGGTCGCTGGACCGGCTTCTCGACGCCGACTGGAAGCGGGGCCTGACGGGAGCCGCCCTGCTGGGAGTCTTCTACTCCGTGTTCGCCTCCGCGGTGGTCTCCATGCCCTTCTGCTTCCCATGGATCCTCGCATGGTTCCTGCTCGTCAGGAGACGCTTCAACGCGCGCTTCCTGACGCTCTTCGCGGTCTTCGTCGCCTGCTTCATCCCGCTGCACGTCCAGGAGCTGTGGGCCATGTGGCTCCAGGCCCGGGACTCCCATCGTCTGCAATGGGCCGCGGAGCTGACCTGCACGGCGGCGGGCTTCTTCGATGGGATCGCGAACGGCCTGCGGCTGGCCTGGAAAGCCGGCAGCGTCCAGATCGTCGTGGCCGCGACCGGCCTCGCGGCAGCCGGATTCCGGCCCGGCCGATTCGGCCGGGTGTGGACGCTGCTCCTTCTGACCGCGGCGGCGGCGGGACTCGGCGAATGGGCCAAGGGCTGCCTGATGAGCGGTTCCAGCGTCCTCAAGGGTGTCCACCTCCATCGGTTCTACCTGATCCTCCCATTCAGCACGGCCCTGTGCGGCGCGGCGGGGCTCGACCTGTTCGGTCGCAGGAGATGGGTCTTCCCCCTGGCCATGACGGCCTTGCTGGGACTCTCGCTGTCCGTGAAATCCTCCGTCCTGTGGGAGTATTACTTCCAGGGCGGCTACACCGCGAACTACCGCAGCCCCGTGCTGCGGGACCTGGCTGCCCAGCGGAGCGACGCCGAGCCGTTCCGCGTCGCGACCTTCACGCACGGCCTCCTCCCTGCGTACGCCCTGGCCTACGGCCTAGAGACGGTCGACGGCTACATCAACATGTATCCGGCCTCCTACCATCGATTTTGGTCAAAAGTCATCGAGCCCGTCATAGAGCGCGAGCCGTACCTGAACGAGTATTTCGGCAAGTGGGGGAACCAGATCTATCTCTTCCTCCATTCCGTTGACGACTGGCCCGGCGGGATCCGCTTCGCCGACCACTACCGCCTTCCGCTGCTCTCGCTCGTGAACACGCGCTACATCATCGCCCGCCATCCCCTGTCGGACCCGAACCTCCGACTGCTGACCCCCCAGCCGCCGTGGGAGAGCCTCTCCCGCAAAGAGCACGCGCTGCTCCGGCTCAAGGAGATCTTCCGCGGGAAGTCCTATCTCCTCATCTACGAGAACACCTCCGCCTTGCCGCGCGCGTTCCTCGTCGGAGGGGTCCGGGGGTTCCCGGACTCCGCAACCCTGTGGGACTCCATGGGAAAATCCTCGTTGAAGGACCTGCGCGCAGCGGTCTACGTGGAGGCCGGCCGCTGGGAAGGGACGCCCTGGCCCGAGAAGCCCGTGCGCGGCCGGATCACGCAGAGTCTCTACCGTCCGGACCGCATCCTCATGACGCTGGCCCTCGCCGGTCCCGCGCTCCTGGTCGTATCGAACAACTTCAATCCCTACTGGAAGTGCACCGTGGACGGCAAGGAGCGCCCGCTCTTCCCCGCCTACGGCGCCTTCTGGGGGGTCCGGCTCGGGAAGGACGACCGGCAGGTCGAATTCTCCTACTCCCCCCCCTATCGCCTCTTCTGA
- a CDS encoding glycosyltransferase — translation MGYVQEPLPRPLYTRDSCASLPLFEHGVSWLTWAYNEEELIGGYLRRANDVLRATVRDYEIVVIDDGSTDRTNEIVRALALEIPQIRLIRNPVNLNVGLSSQKAIQSASKEFLFWQTIDWSYDITYLRVFLELLREHDVVAGVRRSPVQVSGPLAKPFAAVIKLFGAKHVSRRSDTVPKAVVSLINYLLIRTLFRVPISDYQNVVFYRTRLVQSIRYESRSSFANPEGLIKAHWLGASIKEVPISFLPRAQGEAKGTRPHALFAAVSDILRCWIKWVLLDRGGFVRRGRIDRLRPEEWESEVHE, via the coding sequence ATGGGATACGTTCAGGAGCCTCTTCCGCGTCCCCTTTACACCCGAGACTCCTGTGCGTCGCTGCCTCTGTTCGAGCATGGCGTCTCTTGGCTGACCTGGGCGTATAACGAGGAAGAGCTCATCGGCGGCTATCTGCGCCGAGCCAACGACGTCCTGCGCGCGACCGTCCGCGACTACGAGATCGTCGTCATCGACGACGGCAGCACGGACCGCACCAACGAGATCGTCCGCGCGCTGGCCCTCGAGATCCCGCAGATACGGCTCATCCGCAACCCCGTCAATCTCAACGTCGGTCTCTCCTCGCAGAAGGCCATCCAGAGCGCTTCGAAGGAGTTCCTCTTCTGGCAGACCATCGATTGGTCCTACGACATCACCTATCTGCGCGTCTTCCTGGAACTCCTGCGCGAGCATGACGTGGTCGCGGGCGTACGACGATCTCCGGTCCAGGTATCCGGCCCTCTCGCCAAACCCTTCGCGGCGGTCATCAAGCTTTTCGGGGCCAAGCACGTCTCAAGGCGATCGGACACCGTCCCGAAGGCCGTCGTGTCCCTCATCAACTACCTTCTCATCCGCACGCTCTTCCGGGTCCCCATCTCCGACTATCAAAACGTCGTCTTCTACCGGACCCGCCTGGTCCAGTCCATCCGCTACGAGTCGCGCAGCTCCTTCGCCAACCCCGAAGGTCTCATCAAAGCACATTGGCTGGGAGCCTCGATCAAGGAAGTCCCCATCTCGTTCCTGCCCCGGGCCCAGGGAGAAGCAAAAGGAACCCGTCCGCACGCCCTCTTCGCCGCGGTGAGCGACATCCTCCGCTGCTGGATCAAGTGGGTACTCCTCGACCGGGGAGGCTTCGTGCGCAGGGGCCGCATCGACCGCCTGCGCCCCGAGGAATGGGAGAGCGAGGTGCACGAGTAG
- a CDS encoding radical SAM protein → MRICLLIPPTSLDRSYGSLKKFSNPQPSIGIAYIAAALLQQGYDVEIVDAYVEQYSLEGLVERLARADVVGVSSLSASASITYAICEALRRRRPETIIVLGNLHAALFPEESLAAGRRGDYIVHGEGEETFLELCDHLSGRRSGDLSKIRGLSYLEGGKIVQTPGRPFLTELDRLPFPAWQLLDLDRYRTDPRTHAGPGHKEIQILGTRGCPMGCTFCSSRSVRSQGQRYRMRSPSNILEEMRFMHERFGITVFNFMDLAFPLVREHAAEFCRLMIESGMNRRVRWISELRVRPLDEDLVRLMRRAGCVRVCFGIESGNDETLARIRKNFTREDVVRAVGWCRSAGLDADGMFMLGLPGEDYAKIDETIRLALDLRLRFAIFNLFVPYPGCDLYDELNAAGEIHFRDWSEFVSYPAYSGHDPVYVPKGMTKQGLMDKQREAMRRFYLSRDFILRQLREFRWSHVPHYAAGLKALLSS, encoded by the coding sequence ATGAGAATATGTCTCCTCATACCTCCCACCAGTCTTGACCGCTCCTACGGCAGTCTGAAGAAGTTCTCCAACCCGCAGCCGTCCATCGGCATCGCCTATATCGCCGCTGCTCTTCTCCAGCAGGGCTATGACGTGGAGATCGTCGACGCATATGTCGAGCAGTATTCCCTGGAGGGGCTCGTCGAGCGTCTGGCTCGTGCCGACGTGGTCGGCGTGAGTTCGCTGTCGGCGAGCGCGAGCATCACCTATGCCATCTGCGAAGCGCTGCGGCGTCGCCGTCCCGAGACGATCATCGTCCTTGGGAACCTCCACGCCGCGCTCTTCCCGGAAGAGTCTCTGGCCGCGGGCCGGCGCGGGGACTACATCGTCCACGGCGAGGGAGAGGAGACGTTCCTCGAGCTCTGCGATCACCTATCGGGGCGGCGGTCCGGAGACCTTTCGAAGATCCGAGGCCTGTCGTACCTCGAGGGCGGGAAGATCGTGCAGACTCCCGGCCGCCCGTTCCTGACCGAGTTGGACCGGCTTCCGTTCCCCGCGTGGCAGCTGCTGGATCTGGACCGCTACCGGACGGATCCGCGCACCCATGCAGGGCCGGGGCACAAGGAGATCCAGATCCTCGGCACCCGTGGATGTCCGATGGGATGCACCTTCTGCTCCAGCCGCTCGGTGCGCAGCCAGGGGCAGAGGTACCGCATGCGCTCTCCGAGCAACATCCTGGAGGAGATGCGCTTCATGCACGAGCGCTTCGGGATCACGGTGTTCAACTTCATGGACCTGGCTTTCCCGCTCGTGCGGGAGCACGCGGCGGAGTTCTGCCGGCTCATGATCGAGTCCGGCATGAACCGGCGGGTCCGGTGGATCAGCGAGCTGAGGGTCCGTCCGCTCGACGAAGATCTCGTGCGGCTGATGCGGCGGGCGGGCTGCGTCCGGGTCTGTTTCGGGATCGAGTCGGGCAACGACGAGACCTTGGCCCGGATCAGGAAGAATTTCACGCGCGAGGACGTCGTCCGGGCGGTCGGGTGGTGTCGCTCCGCCGGCCTCGACGCCGACGGGATGTTCATGCTGGGACTGCCCGGAGAGGACTACGCCAAGATCGACGAGACGATCCGACTGGCCCTGGACCTGAGGCTCCGGTTCGCCATCTTCAATCTCTTCGTCCCCTACCCGGGTTGCGATTTGTACGATGAGCTGAACGCCGCCGGGGAGATCCACTTTCGGGACTGGTCGGAGTTCGTCAGCTATCCTGCCTATTCCGGCCATGATCCGGTCTACGTTCCCAAGGGCATGACCAAGCAGGGCTTGATGGACAAGCAGCGGGAGGCGATGAGGCGCTTCTACCTCTCCCGCGACTTCATCCTGCGGCAGCTCCGCGAATTCCGCTGGAGCCACGTCCCGCATTACGCCGCAGGGCTGAAGGCGCTGTTGTCGAGCTGA
- the pseB gene encoding UDP-N-acetylglucosamine 4,6-dehydratase (inverting), with the protein MELTRKDFSALAGKSVLVTGGTGSFGKRFIETALKHSKVRKIIVFSRDELKQSEMAATMRDTRLRFFIGDVRDPQRLQRAFHGVDFVVHAAALKQVPTLEYNPFEAVLTNIVGAENIINAAIDTGVRRVVALSTDKAVNPINLYGATKLCAEKLFIAGNSYAAATGTRFSVVRYGNVVGSRGSVVPFFLSRRKEGVLPITDERMTRFWITLDQGVRLVLRALTVMHGGEIFVPKIPSMRILDLKDAIAPGCKTRVVGIRPGEKLHEVLVTEDEAERALDLGDLFLIKPCFPWWGQTSWTRGAPLEKGFRYASDSNDWWLKTKEFQEMLGQLESAPSAIKP; encoded by the coding sequence GTGGAACTCACGCGGAAGGACTTCTCGGCTCTGGCCGGAAAGTCCGTCCTGGTAACCGGCGGGACCGGCTCCTTCGGCAAGCGCTTCATCGAAACGGCGCTCAAGCACTCCAAGGTCCGGAAGATCATCGTCTTCAGCCGCGACGAGCTCAAGCAGTCGGAGATGGCGGCGACCATGCGCGACACCCGGCTCCGCTTCTTCATCGGGGACGTCCGCGACCCCCAGCGGCTGCAGCGCGCCTTCCACGGCGTCGACTTCGTCGTGCACGCCGCGGCCCTCAAGCAGGTCCCCACGCTCGAGTACAACCCCTTCGAGGCCGTCCTGACGAACATCGTCGGCGCGGAGAACATCATCAACGCGGCCATCGACACGGGCGTCCGGCGCGTCGTCGCCCTCTCGACGGACAAGGCCGTCAACCCCATCAACCTCTACGGCGCGACCAAGCTCTGCGCCGAGAAGCTCTTCATCGCCGGCAACTCCTATGCCGCGGCCACCGGGACGCGCTTCAGCGTCGTGCGCTACGGCAACGTCGTCGGCTCCCGCGGGAGCGTCGTCCCCTTCTTCCTGAGCCGCCGCAAGGAGGGTGTGCTCCCCATCACCGACGAGCGGATGACCCGCTTCTGGATCACCCTGGACCAGGGAGTCCGGCTGGTGTTGCGCGCCCTGACGGTCATGCACGGAGGGGAGATCTTCGTCCCCAAGATCCCGAGCATGCGCATCCTGGACCTGAAGGACGCGATCGCCCCGGGCTGCAAGACCCGCGTGGTGGGCATCCGCCCGGGGGAGAAGCTCCATGAGGTCCTAGTGACCGAGGACGAGGCGGAGCGCGCGCTCGACCTCGGAGACCTTTTCTTGATCAAGCCGTGCTTCCCGTGGTGGGGACAGACCTCCTGGACGCGCGGCGCGCCTCTCGAGAAGGGTTTCCGCTACGCCAGCGATTCCAACGACTGGTGGCTCAAGACGAAGGAATTCCAGGAGATGCTCGGGCAGCTCGAGTCCGCGCCCTCCGCGATCAAGCCTTGA
- the pseC gene encoding UDP-4-amino-4,6-dideoxy-N-acetyl-beta-L-altrosamine transaminase, which translates to MSPQIPYGRQTIDDSDVQAVVEALRSDWLTQGPRIAEFETALAGRCGAAHAVVLANGTAALQASYFAADLKPGDEFITSPITFAATATAGLWQGARPVFADVDPETGNLDPDACRKLITPQTRAIVPVDYAGRPADLDAFRRLAKEHGLSLIEDACHALGASYHGRAVGSLSDMTVFSFHPVKSITTGEGGAVLTNDPALRDRIVEFRQHGIRRGEDWLYSVESQGLNYRLTDLQAALGLSQLRRLDRFLARRREIARRYDEAFRGWPELDSPAGGLESSAWHLYFIRLRAGGRREVFQALRRSGIGVQVHYIPVYWHPLYERLGYRKGLCPRAEDFYERIISLPIYPTLTDPQQETVISTLRGILDQRHAPSHTS; encoded by the coding sequence TTGAGCCCCCAGATCCCGTACGGACGGCAGACCATCGACGACTCCGACGTGCAGGCGGTCGTAGAGGCCCTCCGCTCCGACTGGCTCACGCAGGGACCGCGCATCGCCGAGTTCGAAACTGCCCTGGCCGGACGCTGCGGCGCCGCTCATGCCGTCGTCCTCGCCAACGGCACGGCCGCCCTGCAGGCGTCGTATTTCGCCGCGGACCTGAAGCCCGGGGACGAGTTCATCACCAGCCCCATCACGTTCGCGGCCACGGCCACCGCCGGCCTGTGGCAGGGCGCCCGCCCGGTCTTCGCGGACGTCGACCCGGAGACGGGCAACCTCGACCCCGACGCCTGCCGCAAGCTCATCACCCCTCAAACCCGCGCCATCGTCCCGGTGGACTACGCCGGCCGTCCGGCGGACCTCGACGCCTTCCGCAGGCTCGCGAAGGAGCACGGCCTCTCGCTCATCGAGGACGCCTGCCATGCCCTGGGCGCCTCCTATCACGGCCGGGCGGTGGGTTCCCTGAGCGACATGACGGTCTTCAGCTTCCATCCCGTGAAGTCCATCACCACAGGGGAGGGCGGAGCGGTGCTGACGAACGATCCCGCTCTGCGCGACCGCATCGTGGAGTTCCGCCAGCACGGCATCCGCCGGGGAGAGGACTGGCTCTACTCCGTCGAATCCCAGGGACTGAACTATCGACTCACCGACCTCCAAGCCGCGCTGGGGCTGAGCCAGCTCCGCCGCCTCGACCGGTTCCTCGCGCGCCGCCGGGAGATCGCCCGCCGCTACGACGAGGCTTTCCGCGGCTGGCCGGAACTCGACTCTCCCGCGGGCGGCTTGGAGTCCTCCGCGTGGCACCTCTACTTCATCCGCCTGCGGGCGGGCGGGCGGCGTGAAGTCTTCCAGGCCCTCCGACGCTCCGGCATCGGCGTGCAGGTGCACTACATCCCGGTCTACTGGCATCCCCTGTACGAACGTCTCGGCTACCGCAAAGGCCTCTGCCCCCGAGCGGAGGACTTCTACGAGCGGATCATCTCGCTCCCCATCTATCCGACCCTGACCGATCCGCAACAGGAGACGGTGATCTCCACGCTGCGGGGCATCCTGGACCAGCGCCATGCGCCTAGCCATACGAGCTAA
- a CDS encoding N-acetylneuraminate synthase family protein, translating into MNALRIGRRTVGPGRPCYVIAEIGSNHDGKLAQALRMIAVAAKMGADAVKFQCLDYDRMYAHRDATLLRLFRRIRLDEAWLPKLKACADRHGVEFLASPCYLEAVPLLERVGARLYKIASPQTLAFPQLVSAVARTGKPVVISTGYCEDEAVTRAVRLCRREGNRRYALLHCVSSYPTTPRDAQLRVMDALRQRFRCPVGLSDHSLGTTLATAAAARGACIIEKHFTLDRRLRGPDHAFAAEPEELRALVRAVRDVEAALSAPGRILLPAEERAARGLHYRILAARPITAGAPVRPPFVYRRAPAGIAAADEPRLSGRVSARDIRAGSILHWEDLR; encoded by the coding sequence GTGAACGCCCTGCGCATCGGTCGACGCACGGTCGGCCCGGGACGCCCCTGTTACGTCATCGCCGAGATCGGTTCCAACCACGACGGCAAGCTCGCGCAGGCGCTGAGGATGATCGCCGTCGCGGCGAAGATGGGCGCCGACGCGGTGAAGTTCCAGTGCCTCGATTACGACCGGATGTACGCGCACCGGGACGCGACGCTCCTGCGCCTCTTCCGCCGCATCCGTCTGGACGAGGCATGGCTCCCGAAGCTCAAGGCCTGCGCCGACCGCCACGGCGTCGAGTTCCTCGCCAGCCCCTGCTACCTCGAGGCGGTCCCGCTCCTGGAGCGCGTCGGTGCGCGGCTCTACAAGATCGCCTCCCCGCAGACCCTCGCCTTCCCCCAACTCGTCTCCGCCGTGGCCCGGACCGGCAAGCCGGTCGTCATCTCGACCGGATACTGTGAAGACGAGGCCGTGACGCGCGCCGTGAGGCTCTGCCGGAGGGAGGGCAACCGCCGCTACGCGCTTCTTCACTGCGTCTCCAGCTATCCGACCACGCCGCGGGACGCCCAGCTGCGGGTCATGGACGCACTTCGGCAGCGCTTCCGCTGTCCGGTAGGCCTCTCGGACCACTCCCTGGGCACGACCCTCGCGACTGCGGCCGCGGCGCGCGGCGCCTGCATCATCGAGAAGCACTTCACGCTCGACCGGCGCCTGCGCGGTCCCGATCATGCGTTCGCCGCCGAGCCCGAGGAACTCCGCGCCCTCGTGCGCGCCGTCCGCGACGTGGAAGCGGCTCTCTCCGCGCCCGGCCGGATACTGCTCCCCGCGGAAGAGCGCGCCGCGCGCGGTCTACACTACCGGATCCTCGCCGCGCGGCCCATCACGGCGGGAGCGCCCGTTCGGCCGCCCTTCGTCTACCGCCGGGCGCCCGCGGGGATCGCGGCCGCCGACGAACCCCGCCTGAGCGGCCGCGTCAGCGCCCGTGACATCCGCGCAGGGAGCATCCTGCACTGGGAGGACCTCCGATGA